The genomic segment TAATAAACATAGTGTTGATTTTGCTAAATATAATTGACAGTTCAATAATTTCTATCTGCGCTTACATAGTGTTAAAATGGAGTGTAACGTAATTTTAAATTAATTTCGCGGAGAATGTCTTATTTGACAGAATAATCTAATTTTTGAGGAGTAAAGCTTAACTATCATGAATGAAAGTTAATTGCTCATTATGATATTGCAATCTTAAAGCTTTCTCGTAATAGAGTTCTGTCAGCACTGACAGACATCTCAGCAAGTAAAAATGGAGGTATTATGTTTACCATTGAAAATCTCGCGCGCTTTCAGTTCGCGATGACGACGATTTTCCACTTTTTCTTTGTGCCTCTCTCAGTAGGGACAGTTTTCATGACAGCACTCATGGAAACAATCTATGTCAAGACTGGCGATGAAAAATGGAAAAAACGAACAAAATTCTTTGGGTCAATTATGCTCTTGTCTTTTGCCGTTGGGGTTGTGACAGGGATTATCCAAGAATTCCAGTTCGGTATGAACTGGTCTGAATATTCTCGTTATGTCGGAGATATTTTTGGAGCACCACTTGCAGTTGAAGCACTTCTCGCATTCTTTATGGAGTCAACCTTCCTTGGAGTTTGGATGTTTGGCTGGGATAAGTTAGGCAAGAAATTGCACAATGCTACACTGTGGATTGTGTTTGTCGGAACTTTCCTTTCATCTCTGTGGATTCTTGCAGCGAACTCTTGGATGCAAAATCCAGTCGGTTATGCCGTAAGAGGTGGACGTGCAACACTGATTAGCTTTAGCGCTTTGCTGACCAATCCTCAGACTATCTTAGAATTCGCCCATGTCACAACAGGATTTCTATTGACAGGTGGATTTATTACTGCGGGTATTGCTTGTTTCCAAATTCTCAAAAATAGAGAAGTGGATATGTTCAAGCCTGTTTTACGCTTAGGTCTCCTTGTGGCTTTGATAGCATCAGTAGGTAATTTTGTTGCTGGTGACCAACAAATGATTGAGGTTAAAAATTCTCAACCGATGAAATTTGCTGCGGCAGAAGGAGTAATGACAACCACTGAAAACCCAGCAGAATGGGCAATGGTCGGATTTTATAATCAAGCAGATAAGGAAGAAATTTTTGGTATCCATGTCCCTTATATGCTATCAATATTGACTTATCATTCTCCATCAAGCAAGAACCCTCCAATTCAAGGTGTTCAAGAGCTTAACAAAAAATTGGCAGAAAAATATCCCGAAGCTGCCAAGGAGTTGCATGGTAACTTTGTTCCGCCAATCAACGCACTTTTCTGGACTTTCCGTATTATGGCTGGTATCTCAATGCTAATGATTCTGTTGTCAGCTTTGGGACTTTTCTGGACACGGAAGAAAAAACCGTGGCTCTATGAAAATCGTCCTTGGTTGCACATCTATGGGTGGTTCCTTTATGCGCCATTTATCGCAATCACATCAGGTTGGCTAGTTACAGAGCTTGGTCGTTATCCTTGGACAGTTTATGGTTTGTTCACGATTCGTGACTCAGTATCTCCAAATGTTTCTGTTGGTTCACTAATTTTCTCAAACTCTGTTTATTTCCTACTCTTCTGCTTCCTTGGAAGTGTAATGATTTACTTTACTGTTCAGCGTATGAGAAAAGGAACAGAAGGTGCAGAAACAGCTTATGTTGAGTTAGATCCGTTTAATAAAGAATCTTTCAGCGTGCATGACACGCAAGATGAAGAGGAAACTTCAAAAGAAAATGAAGACAAGGAGGCTAATAAATAATGACAGGATTACAACTTTTCTGGTTTATCATTGTTGGTGTACTTTTTAGCGGATTTTTCTTCCTTGAAGGCTTCGACTATGGCGTAGGGATGAGCGCAATTACAATAGCAAAAGATAAACGTGAAATCGAGCAAACGATTGGTTCTATTGGACCAGTTTGGGATTTGAATGAAGTATGGCTTTTGACGGCTGGTGGTGCAATGTTTGCGTCATTCCCTTATTGGTATGCCTCACTGTTTTCAGGTTTCTACCTTGTCCTATTTTTGATTTTGGTTGGATTGATTTTCCGTGGAGTAACTTTTGAGTTCCGCCACCATGCTCATTCTGAAAAAGGGAAAATGTTTTGGACAAAAACACTTGGTGTAGCAAGTTTTGCTATTCCATTCCTTTTTGGCTTGATGTTTACAAGTATGATTCAAGGCGTTCCTATGGATGCGCATGGAAATGTATCTGCAACATTTACAACTTATGTGAATCCACTCTCAGTAGTTGGTGGTGTCGCTGTGCTTTTACTTGCTTGGCTTCATGGACTAAATTATCTTGCTTTGAAGACCGAAGGAGATTTACGTGCTCGTAGTGCTAAAGTAGCTAATATTTTGTACTTTGTACTTTATGCGGGTGAAGTCGTCTTTGCTGTATTGCTTGCCATTTTTACAGATTTCTTTGAAAAACATTTTGTCGGGACATTGGTACTCTTGGTAGCTATCGTTGTGCTAACAGTTGTTGCTCATTTGGCTGTACGTGCCAAAAAAGAAATGACAGCATTTATTGCTTCAGGTTTGACTTTTGTTGCATTAGTTGCCTTGATTTTTCAAGGAATTTTCCCACGAGTGATGATTGCAACAAACCCTGCACATAGCATTTTGATTAAAAATGCAAGCTCAACAGGTTATACTTTGACAGCAATGACGATTGTGACTTTGTGTATCTTACCTTTTGTTCTTGTTTATATTGGATGGACTTACTATGTCTTCAGAAAGAGAATCAAAAAATAACAAACTGAAAATTGATTTCAGAAAGCTGTCCTAGAGTTTTGACATTTTGGTGCTTGCGATTTGTGCTTGTTGCTTCAGCAACTTAGCAAAATCGACAGTGTAGCAAAGTGAGAAAGACTTCAGGGACAAGTGAGTTCATATCTTAAAATAACTGGTTAAGCCAGTTATTTTCATATCATGTTGTAAATTGTTATAATAATTTGATGATACTTTTTGTCAGTATACTGACAAAAAAATCAGAGAAGTTATTTCACAAGAAGTATCAAAAAATGTAGATTTCAGGAGAAAAAACTGTAAGTAAAAATATTTATTTTCTGACAGGATTTCTGTCCGTTCAATGTAATCAAGATTGAGCATTGAATCAAGAGTTTCAGCTCTTGTCAGTAATAAAAAACTTCAGTAACTAGAATATGATTGATAAATCTCTTTTTAACTTGCCTGGAGTGCGTAAGATGCTCCCTGTTTTGGGAATTCTAGCAGTTTTACAGGCAACAGTAATTTGCGGTCAGGCATTATTTATGGCAGAAGCAATTACAAAACTTTGGCAAGGACAAAACTTTATGATGGCAGTCCCAATGATATTGGGATTTTTAGCCTGCTTTTTGAGTCGTGAATTCATTAATTTTATACGTTCAAAAGCGTTAGATGGTCTTGCTTACCATTTAGCAACAAAGCTTCGCAGTGATATGTTGGAAAAATTTTTCCGTTTAGGTCCTTCAAGTGTGGCAGATTTGGGTTCGGGTTCAAGTGCGACAACGGTAATTACGGGGATTGACCAAGTTGAGAACTATATCAAGTTAGTGCTCTCAAAAGTGTTAAACATGATGATTGTGCCCATTCTAATTTTGATTCCCGTTTTATTTTTGGACTGGGAGAGTGGTTTGGTGCTTATCATCACATTTCCATTTGCCATTATTTTCATGATTTTGTTGGGTTATGCTGCACAAGGACGAGCAAACCGTCAATATAAAACTTTTCAATTTTTGTCTAACCATTTTCTTGATTCATTGCGTGGAATTTCCACTCTGAAGTATTTTGGGTTATCAAAAGAGTACGCTGGTTCAATTTACCGTACGTCAGAAGAATTTCGCCGTGAAACGATGGGAGCATTGCGAATGGCAATGTTATCGACTTTTGCGCTTGATTTTTTCTCTAGCTTGTCGGTAGCAACAGTGGCACTTTTTCTTGGTTTACGACTTATGGATGGTCATATTTTGCTGTTCCCAGCTTTAGCAACTTTGATTATGGCACCAGAATATTTCTTACCTTTGCGCGACTTCGCGAGTGATTACCATGCCACGCTCAATGGGAAAAATGCCCTTGAAGCAGTCAATCAAATGCTGTCAGTAGAAGAAGAAACGCTGTCAGTACTGACAGAACCTGTCAGGTGGACGGAGGACTCCAAACTTACTATTGCAGACTTGTCAAAAACTTATGAAACAGGGCGAGGTGTAGAAAATGTATCATTCTCACTTTCAGGCTTTAAAAAAGTTGCCCTTGTTGGTAGCTCTGGCTCAGGAAAATCCACTCTGCTCTCCATGTTGGCGGGATTTCTTGCACCGACATCAGGAAAAATACAGCTCAATGAGCAAACGCTGACAACACTCACTGACGGAAAATATCGCGAATCCGTCCAGTTTATCCCGCAAAACACTTACATTTTCTCAGGAACATTGCGAGAAAATTTAGCCTTTTATGAGCCGTCAGCAACTGATGAAGAAATATTTGCAGCAGCAGAGCTTGCAGGATTGACAGCGCTTGTAAAATCAATAGGTCTTGATGGGAAAATTGGTTCAGGAGGGCGTACTATTTCTGGCGGTCAAGCACAACGTGTCGCACTGACAAGGGCATTCTTGAGCCAATCAAGAAATATTTTGCTCTTAGACGAACCTACAGCTCATCTTGACATTGAAACTGAGCTGGAAATCAAGACAAATATTTTACCACTATTTGATCATAAACTTGTTTTCCTAGCAACACACCGCCTGCATTGGCTGTCATCAATGGATTTGGTTATTGTCCTCAATGAAGGAAAAGTAGAAGGTATCGGCACCCACGAAGAACTTTCAAAAACTAATCCTTATTACCAAAAATTACTGACAGAAATGCGTGGAAGCGATCTAAAAACATTACCATCAGCACTGACAGAAAATCTGTCAGTAAAAAAAGCACCTGACAGCGCTGTCAGCTTACTGACAAAAGAAACGGAGAATAATACTGATGAAATTTAAAGACATTTTATTCAGAAATGATTGGATTTCTCCATTTCTAAAGAAATACCGTAGTGGCTTTATCTTAGCGATTTTTCTTGGTACAGCGACAGTATCTATGGCAGGACTATTGATGTTTACATCAGGTTATGTCATTTCAAAATCAGCCACAAAACCTGAAAATATTCTGATGATTTACGTTCCAGTACTATTTGTACGTATCTTCGGAATTGGACGGCCCGTTGTGCACTATGTTGAACGTTTGACCTCACACAACTGGATTTTACGAATTACGAGCTTGTTGCGTAAAAAACTTTACCTCAGACTTGAAAAAACAGCGGTCAATCTCTCTGAGCGCTATCAACTTGGTGACTTACTTGGTATCTTAAACGAAGATATTGGTAATTTGCAAGATTTATTCTTGCGGACACTTTTTCCTGTTTTGATTGCAGGAACCTTATCGGTTGCCTTAGTGATTGCGAGCGGCTTTTTCTCCATTCTTCTGGCACTGGGACTTGCCTTATTCTTGGGAGTTTTAATCGTTGTTCTGCCCTATCTCTCATTCAAGTTTACAGTCAAGTTAGACGAAGAACTCAAACGGTATCGCAATCAACTTTTCTCACATTTGACAGATGATATCCTTGGTCTGCAAGATTGGGTACTCTCAGGACGAAAAAAAGATTTCATGACTTCGTATTTAGAATCAGAGTCTTCTGCACGCAAAATACAAGCAAAATTACTTGCCTTTGGTCGTAGACGAAATCTTGTGTTACAAGTTGTTTATAGCGCCTTGGTCATTTACCTTGTTTTTTGGGCATCAGGGAGTTTGAATACGGGGGATGCTCCGAATTATATTGCTGCTGTCAGTCTTGCGGCTTTTCCGTTATTTGATGCTTTTTCCCCTCTATCTGATGCTATTGTAGAAACACAGCGCTATGGTGACTCTGTCAAACGTCTTAATGAACTTCCAGACGCAGTAGAAGAAAAGAGAGATGTCGAAATTTCAAGTGTTGACTTATCTATTCAAAATATCCAATTTGGTTTTGAAGAAAATCAAAAAATATTTGATCACTTTAGTCTTGAAGTTGAAAAAGGAGAACATATCGCTATTTTAGGACGTTCGGGTGTTGGTAAATCAACCCTTGCGAGCCTAGTCAGAGGTGATTTAGTTCCTCAAACTGGAACGATTCGTTTCGGAGGGATTGAACCTCATAAAGCAAAAAATGTTGAAGCTAAAATAGGCGTTATTAATCAATCACCCTATCTTTTTGCTACCAGTCTGCGTTCCAATCTGACATTAGCAAAACTTGATGCTACCGATGAAGAAATTTGGGAAGCACTTGAACTTGTCGGGCTTCGTAAAATGGTTGAAAGTCTACCTAAAGGTCTATTAGAACCAGTAGATGAAGCAGGAACACGATTTTCAGGAGGTGAGCGTCAACGTCTAGCATTAGCAAGAATCCTACTGTCAGACGTAGAAATGGTTATTCTTGATGAACCAACAGTATCTCTTGACCCAATTACAGAGAATCAGCTGTTAAGTCTATTTTTTGAAAGACTTCGGGATAAATCTATCATTTTCATTACGCACCATTTACTTGGAGTGCATCACATGGATAGAGTAGTTTTCCTTGAAAAAGGAAAGATAAAATTCGATGGTAAACCAGCAATATTATTGGAATCCAACGAAACCTTTAAACAACTTTATCAGTTGGATTTAGGAAATGAATAAAATGAAAAATCAGCCTAATGGCTGATTTTTTTAATTTATTTAGTTTTATTGTTGACAAAACTAAATAAATAAATTATAATCTTTTTTGTTAGGTAAATAAATAATAAACTAACTAATTAAGAAATCCACTTCCTCTCTGATTAACGCAAAATCAAAGATTATGATATTGAATTTACAAAAAGCAGGCTAACTAAGAACTTCGTCTTATTGATTTAGCAACTTAGAACGGATAGACATCGTGCTATTTGAAGTGATTACTTCATTGATGGGGGATTCTTTCTCACTCATCAATGTTAGGGTACAACCTCACATCAAAGATATGGGGTCACATCTCGCTTTACTACGCTGTTTATTCTCGACTCTTAGAGGAAAGGGGATGAGCAAGCACTTGCTAGGTTAAAGTTCGTCTATTCAATATAATCTTTCAGAGCATTGGATTCATACTTTTAAAGGAGAGCAAATGATGATTAAAAGATTAATACAAAAATTCAAAATGCTCATACGGCTTATCGAGAGACCTAACGAACTCTTAGCATTCGCCTTCGATGAACAACTCACAACACTGTAGTTAAACCATTGTAAAAAGTATCAACGGTATGATACTTCGCACTTGTTCTGGCACAAAAAGTGCACCAGAACACTCTAATTACAGAACAACTGATAATGACACAAAAATCTTAAAGGAGAATTTAATTATGTCTGAAAAAACAAATAACTTATTACATCTTTTCTCAAAACTTTTACGTAATCCTAATGTTTTATTTGCCTTGCGCGCAGATAAAATTTCTAATCAAATGAAAAATCGCGGTAATCGTAACGGTGCCCAAGGATTACTTGTCGAATTATGGAATAAAGATGGTCTTACCAATGCTGAAATCGCTGAACTCCTTGACATCAAGCCTTCAAGTGTGACTGCCCAGGTTAAACAACTTGAAGAAGCAGAAATGGTTGAGCGCCACCAAGATGAAAATGACAAACGTGTGAGTCGCGTTTTTCTAACTGATAAAGGTCGTGCAGCTAAAGAAGAACGTGCAGAATTTCACGATGACTTATCAGAAAATATTTTTGGTAGTTTGACAGATGAAGAGCAAGTTCAACTCTTAGACCTGATGGAAAAGCTCGTTGCAAACAATAATCCAAAAGATGAAAAAGATTATCAAAGGATGGCACGGATGTTTGGTGATCCACTAGTGGAAAACCTACAGAACGCTCATGACCGTCATGTATTCGGAAATCATATGCGTCGTGAAATGCAAAATTGGCAACGTGAAATGCAACGCCAAGGACGTGATATGAAACGCGCAAATAATGATATGCGCCGTGCAATGCGTGATTCAATGCCATTTGGTGAAGATTGGAAAAATCTTGGCAGGATGATGAAAGATAGCTTCCGTAAAAACTTTGGCGGTAGTGACGATGCTGATTTCAATGAACACTGGGAAAGCTTTTCAAATGAAATGAAAAACCGATTTGGTGATCGTGAGGGATGGGACGGTCACGGATTTGATGATGGTCATGGTTATTTTGACCACAAACGTGAAGATTTCCGCAGTCAACCAGGCTTTGGCAAAGACAAAAATAAAGAACCAAAGGGACCAGAAAACTGGGATGATTTTTAAGACTAAAATGAAGTCAAGATTTATTCAATGGGAGTTTTAACTCCCACTTACTTCGATAAAGAAAAAGGAAACACGATGAAAATTCTCATTGCCTACGCTGGAAAAACGGGCGTGACTGAAAGATGCGCGAAGCAACTTGCAAAAGAATGTACGACAGCGACACTTGCCAATCTCAATGAAAAGCAGGTCAGTCCAGAAAACTTTGACCTCATTGTCGTTGGCAGTCCTGTGTATAGTCATAAACTTGAGCCGTCCGTCAAGTATTTTATCAAGGACAACGAGAAAAGTCTGCAAGAAAAACAATTTGCCGTCTTTGTCACGATGGTGGAGGAAGATACTTTTGACAAAGTCATCGCTCATGAAATCCCTGAGTCTTTGCGCCAAAGGGCGTTTGCGATGCAGCAATTCGGAGGCGAAGTCAATGACCTCACAAGCTTTGGCTGGCATGATCGGCTAGTCGCCAAAGCTATGGTAAAGCTGGAAAGCAAAAAACACCCGATTGCGCTTCGATTAGAAGCACTTTTGGACTTTGCCAAAATACTCAAGGAAAAGGAAGTAAAAAAATGACCGAACAAACAAAATCTCTCACGCTCAACCCACAACTTGAAGCCTTCCAAAACAATCTGCTCGCAAGCTACGCCAAAGCTAACAAGACTGCGCTAAAAGGTCAAATCCTCTTTGTCGGTAGCTCCCTCATGGAGATTCTCCCGATTGAACAATGGGAAACTGCTGGCAAAGTCAGTTTTGGTAAATACATCTACAACCGTGCCGTGCGCGCGACGACGACAGCTTTCTTGTTGGCACATATTGACACACAGATTTTTGATCTTGCACCGAGTAAAATTTTCATCAATATCGGCACAAACGATATCGGATTTCAAGTTCCAGAAGCCGAATTTCTCGCCAATTACGATGAAATACTCAGTCAAATCGCTGAAAAATTACCTGATTGTGAGGTCTATGTCATGCGCTATTATCCGATAAATACGGTTGATTTTGGCAGTGACGATGAGGATGAGCAGACACTTTTTGCCACGCGGAGCAATCAAGCTTTTCAAGCCGCCAGTGATAAAATCGCAAAACTTGCTGAAAAACATGATTTTCACTTCATCAATGTCAACGGAAATCTCGCAGATGATAACGGAAATCTCAAAAAAGAGCTGACCTTTGACGGTGCACATCTGCTGCCAGCAGGCTATGAAATCGTCCTAAAAAATCTTGAGTCTTATATCAAAGCATAAAACATTATACTCGTTCACCTCTAAATGTGCTCGCACATTTGGTAGTTGAACTGCAAATATACTGCCTTGCACTTGCGCAAGAGATGGTTTGCGTGACACGCAAACTTTAACATCTAAAAAGCATTTTTAGATGTTAAACAATATTAGAAAATGGAGTAAACAAAAAATGGAAAGAGGTTCATTGGGTAGCCGCATCGAGAAAAAAGCGGTTGACAAAACGTCCACTAAACATTTCATCAGATTGATTCGTGCTGCAAAGCCACGCTATCTCTTCTTTATCATCGGCATTTTAGCAGGGATTGTCGGTACGTTAATCCAACTGCAAGTCCCCAAAATGGTGCAACCGCTCGTGAATAGTTTTTCACATGGTGTAAATGGAGGGAAAGTGGCGATTGTCATCGCGCTTTATATCATCTCAGCGCTCATTTCAGCGATTGCAGCGATTGTCCTCGGAATTTTTGGAGAATCAGTCGTGAAAAATCTCAGGACACGTGTCTGGGACAAAATGATTCATCTTCCCGTAAAATATTTTGACGAAGTCAAAACAGGAGAGATGAGCTCTCGACTGGCGAACGATACCACGCAAGTCAAAAATCTAATCGCAAACAGCATTCCCCAAGCTTTCACGTCCATTTTGTTGTTGGTCGGGTCGATTGTTTTCATGCTTCAGATGCAATGGCGTCTGACCTTAGCCATGATTATCGCTGTCCCTGTCGTGATGCTGATTATGTTTCCGATTATGACCTTTGGTCAAAAAATTGGTCGAACAAGACAAGATTCTTTGGCAAATTTTCAAGGCATAGCCAGTGAAAGCTTGTCAGAAATTCGCCTCGTCAAGTCGTCAAATGCCGAAAAGCAAGCTTCTGAAAAAGCAGAACACGATGTCAATGCCCTCTACAAAATAGGTGTCAAAGAAGCCATTTTTGACGGATTGATGTCACCTGTCATGATGTTATCCATGATGTTGATGATTTTTGGATTGCTTGCTTATGGGATTTATCTCATTTCTACCGGCGTCATGAGCCTTGGAACGCTTCTTGGTATGATGATGTACTTGATGAATTTGATTGGTGCGGTGCCAACAGTTGCCACTTTCTTCACAGAGCTTGCGAAAGCTTCGGGCTCAACAGCTCGTTTGACCGAGTTGCTCGATGAAAATCAAGAAGTACTCTACCACGGAGAAAGCGTTGATTTAGAAGGCAAAACGCTCTCAGCACGCCACGTTCATTTTTCTTATGATGATTCAGAAGAAATTCTGCATGATATTAGCTTTGAAGCGAAACCTAACTCGATTATCGCCTTTGCAGGTCCTTCAGGCGGTGGAAAATCAACGATTTTCTCTCTTCTCGAACGTTTTTATCAACCGACAGCAGGAGAGATAGTGATTGGTCATCAGCCTATTGATGATATTTCGCTAGAAAACTGGCGCAGTCAAATTGGGTTTGTGTCGCAAGATAGCGCCATTATGGCAGGCACGATCCGTGAAAATCTGACTTATGGACTTGATGGCGAGTTCACAGATGATGAGTTGTGGCAAGTCCTAGAGCTTGCTTATGCTCGCAAATTTGTCGAAAATATGCCTGACCAGCTCAATACCAAAGTGGGTGAGCGTGGTGTGAAAATTTCTGGTGGACAACGTCAGCGGATTGCCATTGCGCGTGCCTTCCTCAGAAATCCAAAAATTCTCATGCTGGACGAAGCCACAGCCAGCCTCGACTCAGAGTCTGAAGCAATGGTGCAACGTGCGCTGGATAGCTTGATGAAAGGTCGTACAACACTCGTTATCGCCCATAGGCTTTCAACGATTGTCGATGCAGACAAAATCTACTTCATCGAAAAAGGAGAAGTGACTGGCTCAGGGAAACACGCAGAACTTGTCGAAAGCCATCCGCTTTATGCAAAATATGTAGCGGAGCAACTCACAGTTGGAGAATGAAATTAAAAATCATATGGAGATTCTCCATATGATTTTAGAGTGTGGAAAAACTTGTCATCAATTTGACGAGTTTTTCCACATTAGAGCTACCGATTTATCGGTAGCTTTTTATATAGATTGAGAATTGCTTATTTAAAATCATACGATTTTATCTTTTGCGTTTAAGGAGCAAAAGTCCAGTCAAACTAGAGAGAGTCAATCCTAAAGCCGTTAACCCAGTCTTTGAATCTCCTGTAGAAGGAAGATTCTTTGGTACAGAGACATCTACCCCACCTGTGATAATATTACCATTATCGTTATTTCCGTTTTCATTTGATACTCGGTCGTCCATGACTGTTACCC from the Lactococcus allomyrinae genome contains:
- a CDS encoding cytochrome ubiquinol oxidase subunit I, which translates into the protein MFTIENLARFQFAMTTIFHFFFVPLSVGTVFMTALMETIYVKTGDEKWKKRTKFFGSIMLLSFAVGVVTGIIQEFQFGMNWSEYSRYVGDIFGAPLAVEALLAFFMESTFLGVWMFGWDKLGKKLHNATLWIVFVGTFLSSLWILAANSWMQNPVGYAVRGGRATLISFSALLTNPQTILEFAHVTTGFLLTGGFITAGIACFQILKNREVDMFKPVLRLGLLVALIASVGNFVAGDQQMIEVKNSQPMKFAAAEGVMTTTENPAEWAMVGFYNQADKEEIFGIHVPYMLSILTYHSPSSKNPPIQGVQELNKKLAEKYPEAAKELHGNFVPPINALFWTFRIMAGISMLMILLSALGLFWTRKKKPWLYENRPWLHIYGWFLYAPFIAITSGWLVTELGRYPWTVYGLFTIRDSVSPNVSVGSLIFSNSVYFLLFCFLGSVMIYFTVQRMRKGTEGAETAYVELDPFNKESFSVHDTQDEEETSKENEDKEANK
- the cydB gene encoding cytochrome d ubiquinol oxidase subunit II — protein: MTGLQLFWFIIVGVLFSGFFFLEGFDYGVGMSAITIAKDKREIEQTIGSIGPVWDLNEVWLLTAGGAMFASFPYWYASLFSGFYLVLFLILVGLIFRGVTFEFRHHAHSEKGKMFWTKTLGVASFAIPFLFGLMFTSMIQGVPMDAHGNVSATFTTYVNPLSVVGGVAVLLLAWLHGLNYLALKTEGDLRARSAKVANILYFVLYAGEVVFAVLLAIFTDFFEKHFVGTLVLLVAIVVLTVVAHLAVRAKKEMTAFIASGLTFVALVALIFQGIFPRVMIATNPAHSILIKNASSTGYTLTAMTIVTLCILPFVLVYIGWTYYVFRKRIKK
- the cydD gene encoding thiol reductant ABC exporter subunit CydD translates to MIDKSLFNLPGVRKMLPVLGILAVLQATVICGQALFMAEAITKLWQGQNFMMAVPMILGFLACFLSREFINFIRSKALDGLAYHLATKLRSDMLEKFFRLGPSSVADLGSGSSATTVITGIDQVENYIKLVLSKVLNMMIVPILILIPVLFLDWESGLVLIITFPFAIIFMILLGYAAQGRANRQYKTFQFLSNHFLDSLRGISTLKYFGLSKEYAGSIYRTSEEFRRETMGALRMAMLSTFALDFFSSLSVATVALFLGLRLMDGHILLFPALATLIMAPEYFLPLRDFASDYHATLNGKNALEAVNQMLSVEEETLSVLTEPVRWTEDSKLTIADLSKTYETGRGVENVSFSLSGFKKVALVGSSGSGKSTLLSMLAGFLAPTSGKIQLNEQTLTTLTDGKYRESVQFIPQNTYIFSGTLRENLAFYEPSATDEEIFAAAELAGLTALVKSIGLDGKIGSGGRTISGGQAQRVALTRAFLSQSRNILLLDEPTAHLDIETELEIKTNILPLFDHKLVFLATHRLHWLSSMDLVIVLNEGKVEGIGTHEELSKTNPYYQKLLTEMRGSDLKTLPSALTENLSVKKAPDSAVSLLTKETENNTDEI
- the cydC gene encoding thiol reductant ABC exporter subunit CydC; this encodes MKFKDILFRNDWISPFLKKYRSGFILAIFLGTATVSMAGLLMFTSGYVISKSATKPENILMIYVPVLFVRIFGIGRPVVHYVERLTSHNWILRITSLLRKKLYLRLEKTAVNLSERYQLGDLLGILNEDIGNLQDLFLRTLFPVLIAGTLSVALVIASGFFSILLALGLALFLGVLIVVLPYLSFKFTVKLDEELKRYRNQLFSHLTDDILGLQDWVLSGRKKDFMTSYLESESSARKIQAKLLAFGRRRNLVLQVVYSALVIYLVFWASGSLNTGDAPNYIAAVSLAAFPLFDAFSPLSDAIVETQRYGDSVKRLNELPDAVEEKRDVEISSVDLSIQNIQFGFEENQKIFDHFSLEVEKGEHIAILGRSGVGKSTLASLVRGDLVPQTGTIRFGGIEPHKAKNVEAKIGVINQSPYLFATSLRSNLTLAKLDATDEEIWEALELVGLRKMVESLPKGLLEPVDEAGTRFSGGERQRLALARILLSDVEMVILDEPTVSLDPITENQLLSLFFERLRDKSIIFITHHLLGVHHMDRVVFLEKGKIKFDGKPAILLESNETFKQLYQLDLGNE
- a CDS encoding MarR family winged helix-turn-helix transcriptional regulator; this translates as MSEKTNNLLHLFSKLLRNPNVLFALRADKISNQMKNRGNRNGAQGLLVELWNKDGLTNAEIAELLDIKPSSVTAQVKQLEEAEMVERHQDENDKRVSRVFLTDKGRAAKEERAEFHDDLSENIFGSLTDEEQVQLLDLMEKLVANNNPKDEKDYQRMARMFGDPLVENLQNAHDRHVFGNHMRREMQNWQREMQRQGRDMKRANNDMRRAMRDSMPFGEDWKNLGRMMKDSFRKNFGGSDDADFNEHWESFSNEMKNRFGDREGWDGHGFDDGHGYFDHKREDFRSQPGFGKDKNKEPKGPENWDDF
- a CDS encoding flavodoxin domain-containing protein, with the protein product MKILIAYAGKTGVTERCAKQLAKECTTATLANLNEKQVSPENFDLIVVGSPVYSHKLEPSVKYFIKDNEKSLQEKQFAVFVTMVEEDTFDKVIAHEIPESLRQRAFAMQQFGGEVNDLTSFGWHDRLVAKAMVKLESKKHPIALRLEALLDFAKILKEKEVKK
- a CDS encoding SGNH/GDSL hydrolase family protein, with the translated sequence MTEQTKSLTLNPQLEAFQNNLLASYAKANKTALKGQILFVGSSLMEILPIEQWETAGKVSFGKYIYNRAVRATTTAFLLAHIDTQIFDLAPSKIFINIGTNDIGFQVPEAEFLANYDEILSQIAEKLPDCEVYVMRYYPINTVDFGSDDEDEQTLFATRSNQAFQAASDKIAKLAEKHDFHFINVNGNLADDNGNLKKELTFDGAHLLPAGYEIVLKNLESYIKA
- a CDS encoding ABC transporter ATP-binding protein, which gives rise to MGSRIEKKAVDKTSTKHFIRLIRAAKPRYLFFIIGILAGIVGTLIQLQVPKMVQPLVNSFSHGVNGGKVAIVIALYIISALISAIAAIVLGIFGESVVKNLRTRVWDKMIHLPVKYFDEVKTGEMSSRLANDTTQVKNLIANSIPQAFTSILLLVGSIVFMLQMQWRLTLAMIIAVPVVMLIMFPIMTFGQKIGRTRQDSLANFQGIASESLSEIRLVKSSNAEKQASEKAEHDVNALYKIGVKEAIFDGLMSPVMMLSMMLMIFGLLAYGIYLISTGVMSLGTLLGMMMYLMNLIGAVPTVATFFTELAKASGSTARLTELLDENQEVLYHGESVDLEGKTLSARHVHFSYDDSEEILHDISFEAKPNSIIAFAGPSGGGKSTIFSLLERFYQPTAGEIVIGHQPIDDISLENWRSQIGFVSQDSAIMAGTIRENLTYGLDGEFTDDELWQVLELAYARKFVENMPDQLNTKVGERGVKISGGQRQRIAIARAFLRNPKILMLDEATASLDSESEAMVQRALDSLMKGRTTLVIAHRLSTIVDADKIYFIEKGEVTGSGKHAELVESHPLYAKYVAEQLTVGE